In Synechococcus sp. KORDI-52, one genomic interval encodes:
- a CDS encoding ATP-binding protein, whose translation MSSGSGAAIADWALPPNGQPPGEDQSLWDRITAWWAEFTLQTKLLAIATLVVSLMMTGITFFALNGIQRDAVMNDTRYARDLGLLLAGNVTELVAQGQDRELANVAEKFWRSSRSVRYIFFADPDGVVYLGIPISGTPSNGDGELRLNRRLELPEELRRRPQNPLVRQHLTPQGAVTDVFVPLIRGGQYYGVLGLGVNPNETALASAALTREVTVAVFISIWVLVILGAVFNALTITRPVKELLRGVRSVASGNFRARVDLPVGGELGELLTGFNAMASQLEAYDEANIEELTAAQVKQQSLIATMADGAMLLDSDGRIVLANPTARRLFRWEGRSLEGHELVGELPELLAMELHSPLDALLGGSADSEDLRCSVGEPARTLRIVLQAVRDANGESLKGIAVTIQDLTREVELNAAQSRFISNVSHELRTPLFNIKSYVETLHDLGDQLSPDEQKEFLGVANDETDRLTRLVNDVLDLSRLESGRTLQFEPISMRPAMEQTLRTYRLNADDRQVELVLDVPEDLPEVLGNWDLLLQVLDNLVGNALKFSRPGGPLALRAYPWPDACTVQGMAISDSDGPTCALTSPLPKLRIEIADTGCGISNADQERIFDRFFRVENAVHTEVGTGLGLSIVRGILEKHSSKVYMASEPDVGTTFWFDLPLAEADQDELQLQAERRSRNAIAEAVDP comes from the coding sequence ATGAGCAGCGGCAGCGGAGCAGCAATCGCTGATTGGGCCCTTCCTCCCAACGGTCAACCACCTGGTGAGGATCAAAGCCTCTGGGACCGCATTACCGCCTGGTGGGCTGAATTCACCCTCCAGACCAAGCTGCTGGCGATTGCCACCCTGGTGGTGAGCCTGATGATGACAGGCATCACCTTTTTTGCTCTGAACGGAATTCAGCGTGATGCCGTGATGAACGACACGCGCTACGCCAGGGATCTGGGCCTGCTGCTCGCCGGCAATGTCACCGAACTGGTGGCACAGGGGCAGGACCGGGAGCTGGCCAATGTCGCCGAAAAATTCTGGCGCTCCAGCCGCAGCGTTCGCTACATCTTCTTCGCCGATCCGGATGGTGTTGTCTACCTGGGGATTCCCATCAGCGGCACCCCGAGCAATGGTGACGGTGAACTGCGTCTCAACCGACGGCTCGAGCTCCCCGAAGAGCTGCGTCGACGCCCCCAGAATCCACTGGTGCGGCAACATCTGACGCCCCAGGGCGCCGTTACCGATGTGTTTGTTCCCCTGATCCGGGGAGGCCAGTACTACGGCGTTCTCGGCCTTGGGGTGAACCCGAACGAGACCGCACTGGCCAGTGCAGCTCTCACCCGTGAGGTGACGGTGGCCGTGTTCATTTCGATCTGGGTGCTGGTGATTCTGGGTGCGGTGTTCAACGCCCTCACCATCACCCGCCCGGTGAAAGAGCTGCTGCGGGGGGTGCGCTCCGTCGCCTCTGGCAACTTCCGAGCCCGTGTCGACCTGCCGGTGGGCGGAGAGCTGGGGGAATTGCTCACTGGCTTCAATGCCATGGCCTCCCAGCTCGAGGCCTACGACGAGGCCAACATCGAGGAGCTCACGGCAGCCCAAGTGAAGCAGCAGTCGTTGATCGCCACCATGGCCGATGGCGCCATGTTGCTGGATTCCGACGGCCGCATCGTTCTGGCCAATCCCACGGCGAGACGCCTGTTCCGCTGGGAAGGACGCAGCCTGGAAGGCCATGAGCTGGTGGGGGAACTGCCCGAACTTCTGGCGATGGAACTGCATAGCCCCCTCGATGCCCTGCTTGGTGGCTCTGCAGACAGTGAAGATCTGCGCTGCAGCGTTGGGGAGCCGGCCCGCACCCTGCGCATCGTTCTGCAGGCGGTGCGTGATGCCAACGGAGAAAGCCTCAAAGGCATCGCCGTCACCATTCAGGACCTCACCCGCGAGGTGGAATTGAATGCGGCCCAGAGCCGTTTCATCAGCAACGTCTCCCATGAGCTGCGCACTCCGCTGTTCAACATCAAGAGCTATGTCGAAACCCTGCACGACCTGGGCGACCAGCTCAGCCCCGACGAACAGAAGGAGTTTCTCGGCGTCGCCAACGACGAAACCGATCGGCTCACCCGACTGGTCAACGACGTGCTGGATCTCTCAAGACTGGAGTCGGGGCGAACGCTGCAATTCGAACCGATCAGCATGCGCCCGGCCATGGAGCAGACCCTGCGCACTTACCGGTTGAATGCCGATGATCGTCAGGTGGAGCTGGTGCTGGATGTTCCTGAAGATCTGCCTGAAGTGCTGGGCAATTGGGACCTTCTGCTCCAGGTGCTCGACAACCTGGTGGGCAATGCCCTCAAGTTCAGCCGCCCCGGAGGGCCTCTAGCCCTGCGTGCCTATCCCTGGCCCGATGCCTGCACGGTGCAGGGAATGGCGATCAGCGACAGTGACGGACCCACATGTGCCCTCACTTCACCGCTGCCCAAACTGAGGATTGAGATTGCCGACACGGGCTGCGGCATCAGCAATGCCGACCAGGAACGCATCTTCGATCGCTTCTTCAGGGTCGAAAATGCCGTTCACACGGAAGTGGGCACCGGACTGGGCCTTTCAATCGTGCGGGGCATTCTTGAGAAACACAGTTCAAAGGTGTACATGGCCAGTGAGCCCGACGTTGGCACCACCTTCTGGTTTGACCTGCCCCTGGCGGAAGCCGACCAAGATGAGCTTCAGCTGCAGGCAGAACGACGCAGCCGCAATGCCATCGCCGAAGCCGTCGACCCTTAA
- the purD gene encoding phosphoribosylamine--glycine ligase, which yields MAISTTRPNTLPALKRALVVGGGGREQALAWALGRCPGLETVWITPGNGGAEGSAMAVGETDRAGLITLCQQNAVDLVVVGPEAPLAAGVADALRDAGFAVFGPGAEGAQLEASKAWAKQLMQDAGVPTAGHWAVANEAEALAVLREVQRPLVVKADGLAGGKGVTVANTVKESETAIHEAFEGRFGAAGSQLVLEERIEGPEVSVFALCDGERMVLLPPAQDHKRLNEGDRGPNTGGMGAYAPAPLLDADGLAEVRRIVLEPTLKSLRQRGIDYRGVIYAGLMLTSDGPQVIEFNCRFGDPECQTLMPLLGPEIAAVLQACALGRLDLAPQLSIIQRCSACVVAAAEGYPEAPRKGDAIRIDLAPNPDHQLFHAGTRRDSSGELRTAGGRVLAVVAQGDDFDAAFAGAYDGLNQLDYAGITYRRDIGHQVRSGR from the coding sequence ATGGCCATTTCGACCACCCGTCCCAACACGCTGCCCGCCCTCAAACGTGCCCTCGTCGTCGGTGGTGGCGGCAGGGAACAGGCCCTGGCCTGGGCCTTGGGCCGTTGCCCCGGCCTGGAGACGGTCTGGATCACCCCTGGCAACGGCGGCGCTGAAGGCAGCGCCATGGCGGTGGGCGAAACCGATCGCGCGGGGTTGATTACGCTTTGCCAGCAGAACGCCGTCGACCTGGTGGTGGTGGGTCCGGAAGCGCCGCTGGCCGCTGGCGTCGCCGATGCCCTGCGCGATGCGGGCTTTGCTGTGTTCGGTCCTGGAGCGGAGGGTGCCCAGCTGGAGGCGAGCAAAGCCTGGGCCAAGCAGCTGATGCAAGACGCAGGGGTCCCCACGGCTGGCCACTGGGCGGTGGCGAATGAAGCGGAGGCTCTGGCGGTGTTGCGTGAGGTGCAACGCCCCCTGGTGGTCAAGGCCGATGGCTTGGCCGGCGGCAAGGGCGTCACGGTGGCGAACACGGTGAAGGAGTCGGAAACCGCCATCCACGAAGCCTTCGAAGGGCGCTTCGGTGCTGCAGGCTCCCAGCTGGTGCTGGAGGAGCGGATCGAAGGTCCTGAGGTGTCGGTGTTCGCCCTCTGCGATGGGGAGCGGATGGTGCTGCTGCCACCGGCGCAGGATCACAAACGGCTCAACGAAGGCGATCGAGGGCCCAACACCGGCGGCATGGGTGCCTATGCCCCCGCTCCACTTCTGGATGCAGACGGTCTGGCGGAGGTACGGCGCATCGTGCTCGAGCCCACCCTGAAGTCCCTGCGCCAACGCGGTATCGATTACCGAGGCGTGATCTATGCCGGCCTGATGCTCACCTCCGATGGGCCCCAGGTGATCGAATTCAACTGTCGCTTCGGCGATCCCGAATGCCAGACGCTGATGCCCCTGCTCGGCCCCGAAATCGCCGCGGTGCTTCAAGCCTGCGCCCTGGGCCGCCTCGATCTGGCCCCGCAGCTGAGCATCATCCAGCGTTGCAGCGCCTGCGTTGTAGCCGCCGCAGAGGGCTACCCGGAGGCCCCGCGCAAAGGCGATGCCATCCGCATCGACCTCGCGCCCAACCCTGATCATCAGCTGTTTCACGCCGGCACCCGCCGCGACAGCTCTGGCGAGCTGCGGACAGCAGGGGGCCGGGTGCTGGCCGTCGTCGCCCAGGGCGATGACTTCGATGCGGCCTTTGCCGGGGCCTACGACGGTCTCAATCAGCTGGACTACGCCGGGATCACCTACCGTCGCGATATCGGCCATCAAGTGCGCTCGGGCAGATGA
- the purC gene encoding phosphoribosylaminoimidazolesuccinocarboxamide synthase, whose amino-acid sequence MTPDHGELLYEGKAKRVFASTDPERVLVEFKNDATAFNAQKKAQLNDKGRLNCQISARLFELLEREGVPTHYCGLAGETWMLVRRVEIIPLEVVLRNIATGSLCRQTPIAEGTSIDPALLDLYYKDDTLGDPLLTEARVQLLGVADSAQLSAIEQLARRVNAVLTSFFAEIDLQLVDFKLELGLVSDGTLLLADEISPDTCRLWDRRNSNAEDRILDKDRFRKDLGGVMEAYGEVLKRVQGTCPNPRNCL is encoded by the coding sequence ATGACGCCCGATCACGGAGAGCTGCTGTACGAAGGCAAGGCCAAGCGGGTGTTCGCGAGCACGGATCCCGAGCGGGTGCTGGTGGAGTTCAAGAACGATGCCACCGCCTTCAATGCTCAGAAGAAAGCTCAGCTGAATGACAAAGGTCGGCTGAACTGCCAGATCTCAGCGCGGTTGTTCGAGCTGCTGGAGCGTGAGGGGGTGCCGACCCACTACTGCGGTCTGGCCGGTGAGACCTGGATGCTGGTGCGACGGGTGGAGATCATTCCCCTGGAAGTGGTTCTTCGGAACATCGCCACCGGATCGCTCTGCCGTCAGACGCCGATCGCGGAGGGCACCTCCATCGATCCAGCTCTGTTGGATCTCTATTACAAGGACGACACCCTTGGTGACCCGCTGCTGACCGAGGCCCGCGTGCAGCTGCTGGGGGTGGCGGACTCCGCCCAACTGTCAGCGATTGAACAATTGGCCCGCCGCGTGAACGCGGTATTGACTTCCTTTTTTGCAGAAATTGATCTGCAGCTGGTCGATTTCAAACTGGAGTTAGGGCTGGTGTCCGATGGAACACTGCTGCTTGCCGATGAGATCAGCCCTGACACCTGCAGGCTCTGGGACCGCCGCAACAGCAACGCCGAAGACCGAATTCTGGATAAGGACCGTTTCCGCAAGGATCTCGGCGGAGTGATGGAGGCCTACGGGGAGGTCCTCAAACGGGTCCAAGGCACCTGCCCGAACCCCCGCAACTGCCTGTAA
- a CDS encoding BamA/TamA family outer membrane protein, protein MTRRSSHRSSVAVRRTVLGLMLGIPLTAPSMLAQEATPVDGPFEESITETETYEVEETVVEQPRVLISEVLIEGIEGHPEEERLQISTYDAMQVRPGMRVTREELQNDLNSIQATGWFSDVRIVPQDGPLGVQLVVQVEPFPPLTAVDVSGDEGDLLSDAVVEETFASDYGRTLNLNDLQQRMKSLQASLADRGFSLARVSGPERVSPEGVVTLKLLQGGVAGIEVKFLNKEGDDTDENGNPIRGKTKEWVITREVSIQPGDPFNRTQLESDIKRLYGTQLFSDVKVTLRPVPEQPGDVVIVLGIVEQSTGQLSGGLGYSQSQGVFGQVQLQETNLLGRAWNLGTNVNYGQFGGLADLSFSDPWIYGDKHRTSFRTSVFLSQQVPQVFQSEDNGNIRTAKDYVDNNTKNAYRTGRKFGFTDGDKAPGSVNKADKEYPNRSWFDYEGDTVVLRKAGGSFSFARPLNGGDPYKDAKWNVLAGMSFAEVRPINFAGDSRPYGVSTKKLGKKIKNDNVICVSYNCADSNTLVGMRFATTYNNFNNPRNPTSGNFFTAGTEQFLGVNNDSPTFNRLRASYTQFFPVDWLKIHKGCRPKPGEEADCPQAIGVQVKGGAIMGEAPPYEAFCMGGSNSIRGWFDCDLAVSTAFTELTIEYRFPLISIFSGEVFMDAGTDFGTQKNVPGKPGLLLDKDGSGVSVGTGVIVTTPVGPIRLEVASKDFASDWRFNLGVGWKF, encoded by the coding sequence ATGACCCGCCGTTCGTCCCACCGCTCCTCGGTTGCCGTTCGTCGCACGGTGTTGGGCCTGATGCTGGGGATACCCCTAACTGCGCCGTCCATGCTGGCCCAGGAGGCCACCCCTGTTGACGGCCCTTTCGAGGAATCAATCACGGAAACCGAGACCTATGAGGTTGAGGAGACCGTGGTGGAACAGCCCCGGGTCTTGATCTCTGAGGTGCTAATTGAGGGGATTGAGGGCCATCCGGAAGAAGAGCGTCTCCAGATTTCCACCTACGACGCGATGCAGGTGCGTCCGGGCATGCGTGTCACCCGGGAGGAACTCCAGAACGATCTAAACAGCATTCAGGCCACAGGTTGGTTCTCTGATGTGCGGATCGTTCCCCAGGACGGTCCCCTGGGCGTTCAGCTTGTTGTTCAAGTGGAGCCTTTCCCTCCGCTAACGGCTGTCGATGTCAGCGGCGACGAAGGTGATCTTTTGTCGGATGCAGTGGTGGAGGAGACGTTCGCGTCGGATTACGGCCGCACCCTCAACCTCAACGACCTGCAGCAGCGGATGAAGTCACTCCAGGCTTCCCTTGCCGATAGGGGCTTTTCTCTGGCTCGGGTGTCTGGTCCGGAGAGGGTCAGTCCGGAGGGAGTGGTCACGCTGAAACTGCTTCAGGGTGGCGTGGCTGGCATCGAGGTCAAATTCCTCAACAAAGAGGGTGACGACACCGATGAGAATGGCAATCCCATCAGGGGCAAGACCAAGGAGTGGGTGATCACTCGGGAAGTCTCGATTCAGCCGGGTGATCCCTTCAACCGCACCCAGTTGGAGAGCGATATCAAGCGCTTGTACGGCACCCAGTTGTTCAGTGATGTGAAGGTGACCCTGCGTCCTGTGCCCGAGCAGCCTGGGGATGTGGTGATTGTTCTTGGCATCGTCGAACAGTCCACCGGTCAGCTCTCCGGCGGTCTCGGCTACAGCCAGAGCCAGGGCGTGTTCGGTCAAGTGCAGCTGCAGGAGACCAATCTTCTGGGCCGTGCCTGGAATCTCGGAACGAATGTCAACTATGGCCAGTTCGGCGGCTTGGCCGATCTCAGCTTTTCAGACCCCTGGATCTACGGCGACAAGCACCGCACCAGTTTCCGCACCTCGGTGTTCCTAAGCCAGCAGGTTCCTCAGGTTTTTCAGAGCGAAGACAACGGCAACATCCGTACAGCGAAGGATTACGTCGATAACAACACCAAAAATGCTTATCGGACCGGCCGGAAGTTTGGCTTCACAGACGGAGATAAGGCCCCGGGCAGCGTCAACAAAGCCGATAAGGAATATCCCAATCGCAGTTGGTTCGACTACGAGGGTGACACCGTCGTACTGCGCAAGGCCGGCGGAAGTTTCTCATTTGCCCGTCCCTTGAACGGTGGTGATCCGTACAAGGATGCCAAATGGAATGTTCTGGCCGGCATGTCCTTCGCTGAGGTGCGGCCGATCAACTTTGCCGGTGATTCAAGGCCTTACGGCGTCTCCACCAAAAAGCTGGGTAAAAAAATTAAAAACGACAACGTCATTTGCGTTTCATACAACTGCGCTGATAGCAACACCCTTGTGGGGATGCGTTTCGCTACCACCTACAACAACTTCAATAACCCCCGGAATCCAACCAGCGGCAACTTCTTCACGGCTGGCACTGAACAGTTCCTGGGGGTTAACAACGATTCGCCCACCTTCAATCGGCTGCGGGCCAGTTACACGCAGTTCTTCCCTGTGGATTGGCTCAAAATCCATAAAGGTTGCCGTCCCAAGCCTGGTGAGGAGGCCGATTGCCCCCAGGCCATCGGTGTGCAGGTCAAGGGCGGAGCCATCATGGGTGAAGCTCCCCCCTATGAGGCGTTCTGCATGGGCGGCTCCAACTCAATCCGAGGTTGGTTTGACTGTGATCTGGCGGTCTCCACGGCCTTCACCGAGCTCACGATCGAGTACCGCTTCCCCCTGATCAGCATCTTTTCAGGGGAGGTGTTCATGGATGCGGGTACTGATTTCGGCACCCAGAAGAATGTGCCCGGCAAGCCAGGTCTGCTGCTGGACAAAGACGGTTCAGGTGTCTCCGTCGGTACTGGCGTGATCGTCACCACCCCGGTTGGTCCGATCCGCCTTGAAGTTGCCAGCAAAGACTTTGCCTCCGACTGGCGCTTCAATCTTGGAGTTGGCTGGAAGTTTTAG
- the lpxC gene encoding UDP-3-O-acyl-N-acetylglucosamine deacetylase produces MTSWPEDYSAAWTLAAETSRSGVGLHTGVEATVLLRPTDHPGFHMRLPGMDQPIQLRPDQVRDSPLCTTLDLGSSRVATVEHLLAALAGCGLSHVEIELSGQEVPLLDGSALGWVEAISAAGLVPAATPKPASPQLKQPLLRTRGRSVITATPSERFGVVGIIDFPQAAIGRQHFALELTPKGFVDQIAPARTFGFREQVEQLRDAGLIQGGALDNALVCDGDRWMNPPLRFADEPVRHKLLDLIGDLALVGFPQAQVLVYKGSHGLHTDLAAAL; encoded by the coding sequence GTGACCAGCTGGCCTGAGGATTACTCCGCAGCCTGGACGTTGGCTGCAGAGACATCACGTTCCGGCGTCGGCCTCCACACGGGGGTTGAGGCCACCGTGCTGCTTCGGCCGACGGACCATCCGGGGTTCCACATGCGTTTGCCCGGGATGGATCAACCGATCCAACTGCGACCGGATCAGGTGCGTGACAGCCCCCTTTGCACCACCTTGGATCTGGGTTCCAGCAGGGTGGCCACCGTGGAGCATCTCCTGGCTGCCCTGGCGGGTTGTGGCTTGAGTCATGTTGAGATCGAGCTCAGTGGCCAAGAAGTCCCTCTGCTTGATGGCTCGGCCCTGGGCTGGGTGGAGGCCATTTCTGCTGCTGGGTTGGTCCCCGCTGCTACGCCGAAGCCTGCTTCACCACAGCTGAAGCAACCGCTGCTGCGCACTCGTGGCAGGAGCGTGATCACAGCCACTCCATCGGAGCGCTTTGGTGTGGTGGGCATTATCGATTTCCCTCAGGCGGCCATTGGCCGCCAGCACTTCGCGCTGGAACTCACACCCAAGGGGTTTGTCGATCAAATCGCCCCTGCACGCACCTTCGGCTTCCGGGAGCAGGTGGAGCAGCTTCGTGATGCCGGTTTGATCCAGGGTGGTGCCCTGGACAACGCTCTGGTCTGTGATGGAGACCGCTGGATGAATCCGCCGCTTCGGTTCGCCGATGAACCGGTGCGCCATAAGCTCTTGGACTTAATCGGCGACCTGGCCCTCGTCGGTTTTCCCCAGGCACAGGTTCTTGTGTACAAGGGATCCCATGGTCTTCACACTGATCTCGCAGCCGCTTTGTGA
- the fabZ gene encoding 3-hydroxyacyl-ACP dehydratase FabZ, with protein sequence MTESSTPDVVLTSEQIAGLLPHRYPFALVDRVIAHEPGVSATAIKNVTMNEPQFQGHFPERPLMPGVLIVEAMAQVGGLIVTQMPDLPKGLFVFAGIDGVRFRRPVVPGDQLVIHCELLSLKRKRFGKVKAEATVDGDLACSGQLMFSLVD encoded by the coding sequence GTGACTGAATCCTCCACCCCAGATGTTGTGCTCACCAGCGAGCAGATCGCCGGTCTGTTACCGCACCGTTACCCTTTCGCTCTGGTGGATCGGGTCATTGCCCATGAGCCTGGGGTCTCGGCCACAGCGATCAAGAACGTGACCATGAATGAGCCCCAGTTCCAGGGGCATTTCCCAGAGCGCCCGTTGATGCCTGGGGTCCTGATCGTGGAAGCCATGGCGCAGGTGGGCGGATTGATCGTCACCCAGATGCCCGATCTGCCGAAGGGCCTGTTCGTTTTTGCCGGCATCGACGGGGTACGCTTCCGGCGCCCTGTGGTTCCAGGAGACCAGCTGGTGATCCACTGCGAACTCCTCAGCCTCAAGCGGAAACGCTTCGGCAAGGTCAAAGCTGAAGCAACAGTGGACGGCGATCTGGCCTGCTCCGGCCAGTTGATGTTCTCCCTGGTGGATTAG
- the lpxA gene encoding acyl-ACP--UDP-N-acetylglucosamine O-acyltransferase, translated as MSQQTASQQIHPTAVVDPKAKLAPGVVIGPGAVVGPQVVIGENTTVGPNAVLDGRLTLGRDNKVFPGACLGLPPQDLKYRGAETEVVIGDGNTLRECVTINRATEEGEVTRIGNGNLLMAYCHLGHNCDLGNNIVMSNAIQVAGHVVIEDCAVIGGCLGIHQFVHIGGMAMVGGMTRVDRDVPPYCLVEGHPGRVRGLNRVGLRRSGLATNHDGAELKQLQQIWTLMYRSDLVIADALQQARSQLLLPASEHFCRFLESSTGQGRRGPMPVQGR; from the coding sequence ATGTCGCAGCAGACGGCGTCACAGCAGATTCACCCCACGGCCGTGGTGGACCCGAAAGCCAAGCTCGCCCCAGGAGTGGTGATTGGGCCTGGTGCCGTGGTGGGTCCCCAGGTGGTGATCGGAGAGAACACGACGGTTGGCCCCAACGCGGTGTTGGATGGTCGCCTCACCCTGGGCCGCGATAACAAGGTGTTTCCGGGCGCTTGCCTTGGTCTGCCGCCACAGGATCTCAAATACCGCGGTGCTGAGACTGAGGTGGTGATTGGAGATGGCAATACCCTTCGGGAGTGCGTGACGATTAACCGTGCCACCGAAGAGGGCGAGGTGACCCGCATCGGCAACGGCAATCTTTTGATGGCCTATTGCCATCTGGGCCACAACTGCGATCTCGGCAACAACATCGTGATGTCCAATGCCATTCAGGTGGCGGGCCACGTGGTGATCGAAGACTGTGCCGTCATCGGTGGCTGTCTGGGCATTCACCAGTTCGTCCACATTGGTGGGATGGCGATGGTGGGCGGCATGACCCGGGTCGACCGTGATGTTCCGCCCTACTGCCTGGTGGAGGGGCATCCGGGACGCGTGCGGGGGCTGAACCGGGTTGGCTTGCGTCGCAGCGGTCTGGCCACCAACCACGATGGCGCTGAACTCAAGCAACTTCAGCAGATCTGGACCCTGATGTATCGCTCCGACCTGGTGATTGCCGATGCGCTTCAGCAGGCCCGGAGCCAGCTTTTATTGCCGGCTTCCGAGCACTTCTGCCGGTTCCTGGAGTCCTCCACCGGTCAGGGTCGACGGGGCCCGATGCCGGTGCAGGGTCGCTGA
- the lpxB gene encoding lipid-A-disaccharide synthase: MVRLLISTGEVSGDLQGSLLIRALRSEAERRGLKIEVLALGGPRMEAAGAVLIADTAPMGAIGLWEAVPLILPTLRLQERVDALLQERPLDGVVLIDYVGANVRLGTRLRRQRPELPITYYIAPQEWAWRFGDGSTTRLLDFTDKILAIFPAEAEFYAARGADVDWVGHPLLDNFQNLPERGRARQQLGLDPEVPVLLLLPASRPQELRYLMPSLAQAAALLQQRHPDLQVLLPAGLATFEKPLAAALQEAGVRDGRVIPAAEADGLKTTLCAAADLALGKSGTVNLELALQGVPQVVGYRVSRLTAWVARHVLRFHVDHISPVNLLLKQRLVPELLQDELTPEALVEMALPLLTDTPERRAMLEGYERLRANLGDPGVTDRAAKAIFDQVIG; this comes from the coding sequence ATGGTTCGGCTGCTGATCAGCACCGGGGAAGTGTCCGGTGATCTGCAGGGCAGCCTGTTGATTCGCGCCCTGCGCTCGGAGGCGGAACGGCGGGGGCTGAAGATTGAGGTGCTGGCCTTGGGTGGGCCGCGAATGGAGGCTGCCGGTGCGGTGTTGATCGCCGATACTGCGCCGATGGGGGCGATCGGCCTATGGGAGGCCGTGCCGCTGATTCTCCCCACGCTGCGGCTGCAGGAACGGGTGGATGCGTTGCTGCAGGAACGGCCCCTGGATGGGGTGGTGCTGATCGACTACGTGGGCGCCAATGTGCGGCTGGGCACTCGATTGCGGCGGCAGCGGCCCGAGTTGCCGATCACGTATTACATCGCCCCCCAGGAATGGGCATGGCGCTTCGGTGATGGCAGCACCACCCGTCTGCTCGATTTCACCGACAAGATTCTGGCGATTTTTCCGGCGGAGGCCGAGTTCTATGCCGCCCGTGGTGCGGATGTGGACTGGGTGGGCCATCCCCTGTTGGACAATTTTCAGAACCTTCCCGAGCGCGGCAGAGCCCGCCAGCAATTGGGCCTGGATCCTGAGGTCCCGGTGCTGTTGCTGCTGCCGGCCTCGCGTCCTCAGGAGTTGCGCTACCTGATGCCATCGTTGGCTCAGGCGGCTGCCTTGCTGCAACAGCGTCACCCTGATCTGCAGGTGCTGCTGCCCGCTGGACTGGCGACGTTCGAAAAGCCTCTGGCTGCGGCGCTGCAAGAGGCCGGCGTGCGCGATGGCCGGGTGATTCCCGCCGCTGAAGCCGATGGGTTGAAGACCACTCTCTGTGCTGCAGCTGATCTCGCTTTGGGAAAATCCGGCACCGTGAATCTCGAACTGGCCCTGCAGGGGGTTCCCCAGGTGGTGGGCTACCGCGTGAGCCGACTGACGGCATGGGTCGCCCGCCACGTTCTGCGGTTTCATGTGGACCACATCTCTCCAGTGAATCTGCTGCTCAAACAGCGTTTGGTGCCGGAGCTCCTGCAGGACGAACTCACGCCAGAAGCTCTGGTGGAGATGGCTCTCCCTCTGTTGACCGATACCCCAGAACGACGCGCCATGCTTGAGGGCTATGAGCGGCTACGGGCCAACTTGGGGGATCCTGGGGTCACCGACCGAGCTGCTAAAGCTATTTTTGATCAGGTGATCGGATGA
- the msrA gene encoding peptide-methionine (S)-S-oxide reductase MsrA: protein MTRTLLLLVTCLVLLCGPRPAIAELETAVFAGGCFWCLEHDLEDLPGVRDAVSGYSGGHVERPTYRQVSSETTGHQEVVQVRFDPDQISYAELLRSYWRNVDPLDGGGQFCDRGDSYRPVIFTADAAQARAAEASAEAAARELKQPRSALKVELRQAARFWPAEGYHQNYAENNAIKYSFYRFSCGRDRRLDSVWGNEARGGRPWR from the coding sequence ATGACACGAACGCTGCTGCTGCTGGTCACCTGCCTGGTTCTGCTGTGCGGGCCCCGGCCCGCCATAGCCGAGCTGGAGACCGCGGTGTTTGCAGGAGGCTGTTTCTGGTGTCTGGAGCATGACCTGGAGGATCTCCCTGGGGTACGGGATGCCGTGAGTGGCTACAGCGGCGGGCACGTGGAACGCCCCACCTACCGACAGGTGAGCAGTGAGACCACTGGGCATCAGGAGGTCGTTCAGGTGCGTTTTGATCCGGATCAGATCAGCTATGCCGAGCTGCTGCGCAGTTATTGGCGCAATGTGGATCCCCTCGATGGCGGTGGCCAGTTCTGTGACCGTGGGGATTCCTACCGGCCTGTGATTTTCACCGCTGATGCCGCCCAGGCCCGAGCTGCTGAAGCCAGTGCTGAGGCGGCGGCCCGAGAGTTGAAGCAACCACGCTCCGCGCTGAAGGTGGAGCTCAGGCAGGCGGCACGATTCTGGCCTGCTGAGGGCTACCACCAGAACTATGCGGAGAACAACGCGATCAAGTACAGCTTCTACCGCTTCAGTTGTGGGAGGGACCGTCGATTGGATTCGGTCTGGGGCAATGAGGCGCGAGGCGGTCGTCCATGGCGTTGA